From a single Rutidosis leptorrhynchoides isolate AG116_Rl617_1_P2 chromosome 5, CSIRO_AGI_Rlap_v1, whole genome shotgun sequence genomic region:
- the LOC139847660 gene encoding uncharacterized protein, whose protein sequence is MKTKRKESEFEEEQQSKKIQKLMETSSPSPPPQLGFDNALLPLAAYDEDEEDDERDVKKIDRADNNHNITDEDDDEEEEEEEDHNSNNNGRGGRRTIEIRRDCPYLDTVNRQVLDFDFEKFCSVSLSNLNVYACLVCGKYFQGRGQKSHAYTHSLEAGHHVYINLRTERVYCLPDGYEINDPSLDDIRHVLNPRFSRDQVLQLDTNRQWSRALDGSDYLPGMVGLNNIKHTDFVNVTIQSLMRVTPLRNFFLIPENYMHSRSVLVHRFGELTRKIWHARNFKGQVSPHEFLQAIMKASKKRFRIGASSDPVEFMSWLLNTLHKDLKSSRTNNSIIHRCFQGELEVVKDIHVKDGGEGGTAANNIVSETSRMPFLMLGLDLPPPPLFKDVMEKNIIPQVPLFNILKKFDGESVTEVVRPRIARMRYRVTRLPQYLILHMRRFTKNNFFVEKNPTLVNFPVKNLELKDYIPLPTLKEEGKLPSKYDLIANIVHDGRPGEGPYRVFVQRKSEELWYEMQDLHVAETLPQMVALSETYMQIYEQQQPIQQLLE, encoded by the exons ATGAAAACGAAACGCAAAGAAAGTGAATTCGAAGAAGAGCAACAGTCGAAGAAGATTCAGAAATTAATGgaaacatcatcaccatcaccaccacctcaACTTGGATTTGATAATGCGCTGCTTCCACTTGCAGCATACGACGAagacgaagaagatgatgaacgtGATGTTAAGAAGATCGATCGTGCTGATAATAATCACAACATAactgatgaggatgatgatgaagaagaagaagaagaagaagatcataatagtaataataatggaagAGGAGGGAGAAGAACCATTGAAATCCGTAGAGATTGTCCTTACCTTGATACCGTTAATCGTCAG GTTTTAGATTTTGATTTTGAAAAGTTCTGTTCAGTGTCTCTATCAAATTTGAACGTGTATGCGTGTTTGGTATGTGGTAAGTATTTCCAAGGAAGAGGGCAGAAGTCGCATGCATATACTCATAGCCTTGAAGCAGGACACCATGTCTATATCAATCTTCGAACAGAAAGAGTTTATTGCCTGCCTGATGGTTATGAAATCAACGATCCTTCACTGGATGATATACGCCATGTTCTGAATCCAAG GTTCAGCCGAGACCAAGTTTTGCAGCTTGATACAAATAGACAATGGTCAAGAGCGCTTGATGGGTCTGATTATCTTCCCGGAATG GTGGGGCTTAATAACATCAAGCACACTGATTTTGTTAACGTCACAATTCAATCATTAATGCGAGTGACTCCCTTGAGAAACTTCTTTCTCATCCCTGAAAATTATATGCACAGTCGATCTGTACTTGTTCATCGTTTTGGTGAGCTTACAAGGAAGATTTGGCATGCAAGAAACTTCAAAGGACAG GTGAGCCCTCATGAATTTTTGCAAGCGATTATGAAAGCTAGTAAAAAGCGATTCCGTATAGGGGCGTCGTCTGATCCTGTTGAATTTATGTCGTGGCTTCTTAATACACTGCATAAAGACCTTAAAAGTTCAAGGACAAACAACAGCATTATTCATAGATGCTTTCAG GGTGAATTGGAAGTAGTGAAAGACATTCACGTTAAAGATGGTGGCGAGGGTGGGACTGCAGCTAATAATATTGTGTCTGAGACCAGTAGAATGCCGTTCTTGATGCTTGGACTGGACTTGCCACCACCACCACTTTTTAAAGATGTGATGGAGAAGAACATAATTCCTCAG GTTCCACTTTTCAACATACTGAAGAAGTTTGATGGGGAGTCTGTTACTGAAGTTGTTCGGCCTCGTATTGCGAGGATGAGATATCGTGTTACAAGACTTCCTCAGTATCTTATTCTTCACATGCGCCGTTTCACAAAGAACAATTTTTTTGTGGAGAAAAACCCAACCCTTG TAAATTTTCCGGTGAAGAATTTGGAGCTGAAAGATTATATACCCTTACCTACACTGAAAGAGGAAGGAAAATTGCCTTCCAAGTATGATTTGATTGCAAATATAGTTCATGATGGTAGACCAGGTGAAGGGCCTTATAGGGTGTTTGTTCAGCGCAAATCAGAGGAGCTCTG GTATGAGATGCAGGATCTTCACGTTGCAGAAACTCTTCCGCAGATGGTGGCACTATCAGAGACTTACATGCAGATATACGAGCAGCAGCAACCGATACAACAGTTGTTGGAGTAA